The Tolypothrix sp. PCC 7712 region ACTTTTTCCAAGTTTTGGGACTCTGTTTTTGGGGTTAATTCTGCTGTCCCCTTTGAGTGGTATTTTTTATTGGCAAAAAGCTGGAAGACTTGAGAAGGTGTCGCTCAAACTGGAAACTATCCCGAATCAGCAACACTCCTCAAGTACAATTACTGTGACTGGCCATCGTGACGAACTCACAGAGTTGCAGAAGGCTTTACAGTTAAAACCATTTAAATAAATTTTGATTTTTTTTGGAATTTTTTGCACATCTCACAATTATGGGATGCTGCATCATATCCAATCTTTTCCGGAAAAAGAGTTTTAACAGTTGAATATACAAGCTAGAAGTTATGAATATTCCCTACGAGGTAGGATCGTAGGGAATATTCTATACCTTTTGAAAGAGCGTCCTGAGCAATCTACCGAATGAACGCACAATTTCGCTCCCGCTTGTAGATACTTTTTGCACTATGCTGGCTTCTTTCTATATCATGCGATTATCAACCAACCTATGCAAACAAGTATGGTTTGAAAATCTCTCCTGGCAAATTAGCTACAAACTTAAAAGAAATTGGAATTTTTGCATAACCAGAGCAATTTTGCCAGTTAAATGATTGTCAGAAGTCGCATAAAATGCGTAAGATAACCACTGATAGTTTAGCGACCAGCTAAAGCCAATGCTTCCTGACCAGTAGGAGATTCTAAAGTCCTAAGGCTGGGAAACAAGAAATGGTTCTCTTCTACGTATTGAGCACCAAACAGACCTTTTTCTGCCCAGAAATAACGGTCTGTAGTGTGTTCATTACGTTTTACTAGTAGCAATGCAGGTGGCGCGATACCTTCAGCTTGAATAAATTTTCTTGCTGCTGTCACAGGCTTTTCTTCGCCACTCTCGATGCTATATTGAGGCACATGTTCTAGGATTCGCCGCCCTTCTTGGCGACGACGACTTTTCCGCTTCCGTCTCCTTGCCAACCTATTTTCCTCCTCTTTCAAGCTATAGATTGTAGTGATAGCTACAAAATCCGTCGTAATTATATAGGTTCTAGTTCAAAAAATCAACCGTTTTTAAGGCTTTGATACAACTCAATTAATGTGTGAAAAGCTAGACAAATCAAATTTAGGGAAATATATAATTCCCTGAACCAAACCATTAGTAAGAAGATTTAGTTAAGCTTTATTAAATGAGCGAGGAACAAATTCCCCTCTTCTTTAATTTACCCTTAAATTCTATAATCTTGAGCAAAATCTGAAAAATGTTAATGTCTGCCAGTTCTGATTTTGTTGCTCTATGCCGAGAGCAAATAGCATTGTTAACCCAAGGGCTAGGAGCATCGTTAAGTGTTGTCTACTTAACACAAGAATTGGTGGGGTCTCCTACAGGTGAGGCAAAACTGATTCCTGTAGTGGTATATCCAGAGACGGCTATATTAAAGCAGGGTGAGGAGACTGCTGAGGTGAAAACACCTAAGCACATGAAAATCAGCAATGTTTTAGCTTTACCGCAATATCGGGGACAAACATTGCCGGATGATGGGGAATCATCAACTTCGCCACAGGATTCTGAAGCATCAGAGGAATACCTACTGAGTGAAAACCAAATTGTTTTACCCTTGAGTCATGAGGGTGTGATGATGGGGTTACTCGTGACGGGTAGAGAAGATAGGGCATGGAATGAACAGGAGCAAAGTCAGATTCAAAGCATAGCCCAAAGTCTAGCGATCGCCTGTATTTTAGATCAACGTCGAGCTTGGTTACAGCAGCAATTGCAACAACAACAGATTTTGCAAGAACAGCAGCGCGATTTGCTAGATAATCTCTTGCACCAGTTTCGTAACCCCTTAACAGCAATTAGAACCTTTGGCAAACTGCTAATGAAACGCTTGCGTGCTGGCGACCCGAACCGCGATGTAGCTGGTAACATCATCCGAGAAAGCGATCGCCTGCAAGAATTATTACTACAGTTTGATCAGGTCGTTGATTTATCAGAAGCAGATTTAGCACCTCTCCCACTTCCAGAAACTCAAGTAGTAGAAGCTACTCTGCAAAAAGAATCAACGAAGCCACCCTTGTTATTACCAGGAACAGGAGAAAAAGAAGCTGATTGTGCTTTAGCAGAGTTATTAGCGCCATTATTAGTGTCAGCTAAAGCAATTGCTCAAGAAAGAAATTTACAGCTAATTACTAAAATTCCCCGAAATTTGCCCTTAGTCCGTGCCAACACTAAAGCATTACAAGAAGTATTAAATAACATCATTGATAATGCATTGAAATACACGCCAGCAGGAGGCAAGATTTTCATTCAAGTAGGGCAAGAACAAGATAATTTACAAGGAATTGCCATTAGTGACACCGGGCCAGGGATTCCATCAGAAGATTTAGCACATATTGGCGAACGTCATTACCGAGGAGTACAGGCGCAAACAGATATCCCTGGTACAGGTTTAGGATTAGCGATCGCTAAACAGTTGATCGAGCAAATGCAGGGTAAAATCGAAGTTTTTAGCCCTGCAATTAATTCCACCATCGTCTCACCCAAAGCACCGGGGACGACGTTTATTATTTGGTTACCAGAAGTTGAAGGTTAGTCATTTGTTTTTTGTCCTTTGTCATTTGTCTTTTGTTCTTTGTGAATCACCAACGACCAATGACCAATGACTAATGACCAATGACCAATGACCAATAACTATTTGAGCGATAACAACAGGTTCTGATTGATAGTCATTTGTAGGTCGGTGTCGGGGTCGATGGCGATGAGGTCTACACTGTTCTTACCGAAGAACAAGCCTATCAAAGCACCGATACCAGCGCCGCCGAGAACTTCTTCTGTAGCGATCGCGCGATCGCCTGTGACTGCAGATACAGCAGCAGCAGCTCCAGCGCCTAGGACGGTATCTTTAATGATGCTTCCTGTACTAGTCCCCTTGTTGACGGTTTCTGTCTTGGTAATGACCTCAGAGGTGGCGCTAACTTGATATTCTTGGCCATTGGTCAATACTAGTTTTTGGGCGACGAATTGAGAACCGCCTTGTGCTGGTTTGATTTGACCAACTACCTGACTACCAGCCGGAATGACCACAACACCATCTTGGGTAATGACGTTTTGGGCTACGGTTAGGGTTAAAGGTGCAGTCTCAGTTTTGGTAACGAGAATTTTTTGCGCCTGATCGTACTTCACAGGAATAGCAGTTCCTTGAGGAATGGTGACTGCTACAGGTGTGGGTGTGGTAGATTGAGCCACCACAATGTAAGGCGAGTTAACAGCAGAGGCTTGATTGGAACTAACCAACGCTTGATAAATAAACGCTGCTACCTGCGCTCTTGTGGCGGTGGTTGTAGGATTGAGGAACTTCACATTGGGATAGTTCACGACAATTTGTTTTTCTGTAGCAGCTGCGATCGGACTCCGAGCGTAGTCAGCGATATTAGAAGCATCGTTGAAATATTGCAGAGTGCTTTCAATATTGCTACTAGGACTATATTCCAAACCGTTGGCGAGGGAAACTAGAACCTGCTGACGAGGAATTGCTTGGTTAGGTTCAAAGCGGTTACCGGGATATCCTGACAAGAAACCGATGGTATAAGCTTGCTGAATAGCACTAGCTGCCCAATAGTTGCTGGGTACATCTGTAAAGTTAATTGCTTGCCGTTGTGGAGATTTTTGGAAAGCTTTGTTAACCATAGCAGCAAATTGGGCGCGGGTAACTGGTTCTTCTGGACGGAAACTACCATCAGGAAACCCAGCAATTACTCCTCTTTGTGATAATTGTTGAATAAATTGTGCTGCCCAATAATTAGAATTAACATCAGAAAAAGTAGTTTGTGCAAAAGAAGGAGCAGCTGTAATTAAAGGTGCTACTGTAGCAGTTGTAATACTTAAAGCCATTAATGCAGCTGTTCCGGATTGCCAACGATTTAAAGCAAACATAGAGTTTTAGTCCAATATAATTTATTTGTTTTTCTGTTACTTACCTAGACAATTGATGGATGCTAATGTTCCTAAGTATTCTGCCTTTTTATAAAACCGTGACTTAAGTCACAGTTCGTTATTAAAGCATCTAGATAAAGTTAAAAACTGCAATACCAATAGTTTGATTTAAGCGTTAACCTAAGCAAACATTAAGGTATAGTATTGAGTTTTGATTGTTTATATTCAAGGCAAGATAAAATTATCCGGATGAAATAGAATTAGCCGGATAAAAGAGCTATTAAAAATTAAGCGATCGCACACATATAAAAAGTGGCGATCGCAGATTAGGGATGATTAAATTCAATACTGAAAGCTAGTTGAGTCTAGTAGCGGGATAATAGCAATCTAGAGTTCAATGTGATACCTAAATCCTGTTCAGGACGCAAGACGAAAACATCAGCTTGGTTTTTCCTTAGCAGTACACTTGCTCCAGCACCAGCCGCCGCACCAATAAGAGGTTCTAAAACTTCAATTTTGCGGTTACCTGTAACTAATGAAATTAAAGTTGCAGCACCAGCACCAATAGCAGCATCTGTTAAAATACTGCCTGTATCAGTTCCTTTAGATATTTTTTCAACTTGGGAATATGTGCGAGAACTAGCACTAATTTGCTGACGGCGACCAGAAGCAAATACTAATTCTTGAGCGACAAATCTCACACCTTGGTTATTGTTATTATTTCTGTCGCTAGAATAAACGCTACCGAGGTTTACAGGTTCTAGTCTACCAACAACATCAGTTCCACGAGGAATTAATACGTTCCTGTTATTATCGATAATATCACTGGCGATTTTGAGTGTTAGATCCATTCTTTCGCCGGGCTTAACAATTACTTTTTCTTTTTCGTATGTAACAGGAAAAGTTACATTAGCAGGAATAGTAACTGTTCGGGATTGGTTAATATTATATTGGGCACTAGCAGGAGCAGAGGCAAATAAAGGCGCGATCGCACCTGTAGTAATTGCCATTGCCATGAGTGCAGCAGTTCCAGTTTTCCAACGATAAAGGCGTGTCATACTAGGGGTTTCCGTTTAAGTCTGAGAGATTTTTAATGACGCATATTTACTGAATTTGTTTCAGCATATTTTGAAACCTGTCTATAGGGATATGCCGTAGGTAAAGTAGTTCTAAGACGCGCAGTATTTGCGATCGCTCTTCAGCCGTTATAGGCTGCTAATACGCGTCTATTAATTAGTTCGCTATACATATATGATATCTGACGGCAAACGTGGTCAGATTGTTCCTGAGGGTTGATATTTGCTAAAAAAAACTGGTGATGACAAAAATAGTCAAATCGTAGGAAATATATAAATACAGGATTTGATAAAGATATTTGGCGATGTCTTATTCTCATCATATCTCTATAGGATTCATATTTGATTTTTGGAATTTACGTAGTAGTGGCGTGTCTAGCCTTAGATGTTGCAATAAAGATTAATTTTATCCGCGTTTATCTGCGTTTATCGGCGGTTAATTTTTTCTAGTAGCAACTTAAAACAACTGTAGCAACGTACTGGTTTTGCTACATGGTATTGAGATTTTTTCAAAAATCAAATCTGAATTCCTATACTCCAGTCATCAGTAATGCATTGCATTTTATACTGGCAATTAAGTTTAGGGTAAAAGCATAAGGGGAAGAGTTAAAGGTTTACTCCCTTTTCCCTTTCACTTTTCCCCCTTCACCAACTACTATTAACTCCACATCTATATATAGTGACTTGTCTGGGTTGGGATTTTTTAAGATTAATTACAAAATTCCATGCTCCGACTATTGTGAGAAAACCTTGGCAGAAAAAATTGTCTGATAGTAGCCTTTATTAGACTTGACAATGTGACAAACTAGCTGCTCAATCTGGGAGATTACAATTTTTTTGTCGTCAAGGGAAAATATTTTAGTCAACTCTCACCATACTGCTACGGCTCACTCAATTTGCAGTTGTGATTCTTCTACTACCCATGCATAGCCGACGCAAGCAGAGGTTTATTTGATTTTTCTGGGTAAATGTGAAATGCTTTAGCCAGTTCTCCCTAGCCAAACTAGACGATGAATATTTGCCTTAACTTGGCCGTTTATTCGATTGTCAAACAAGTCAAAAATCAAAAACCTCTACTTTCCCAACTAGCAAATATGCTTACCGAGCTTTCTTCTTAACCAACAGGGGTAAATATAGGCGCATCTTGCAAGGAGTTTAATTTTTCTTTGCGCTTTACAAAAATCCTTTAGCCAACAACAAAAAACTGCTGATTATGATGTTAAATTTTGTAAAATAGAAGTCTTCAAGGCTAGAATACACATATATAGATAGTTAAACTAACAAGAAGTGCATCTTTACTGTTAATTATTAAAAGTAAATGTGGCCCAATAGCCTCAATGATCCCAATACAACTAATTCTCAAAAATTTTCTCAGTTACCGTGATGCAACTTTAGATTTTCGCGGTTTACATACAGCTTGTATTTGTGGTTCCAATGGTGCGGGTAAATCTTCCCTTCTGGAAGCAATCACTTGGGCGATTTGGGGTGAAAGCCGCGCCGCTGCTGAAGATGATGTTATTCATACAGGCTCTAAAGAAGTTCGGGTTGATTTCACTTTCCAAAGTAACCAACAAAAATATCGAGTGATTCGCACCCGCGTGCGGAGTGGAACTAGTGTTTTAGAATTCCAAATCGAAACGCCTAATGGTTTTAGTCCTCTGACTGGCAAAGGAGTGAGGGCAACCCAAGATTTGATTCTAGAACATATCAAGCTGGATTACGATACTTTTATTAATTCTGCTTACTTACGTCAAGGGCGGGCGGATGAATTCATGCTGAAGCGCCCGACGGAACGCAAAGAAATTTTAGCGGAGTTATTGAAGCTGAATCAGTATGATGATTTGGAAGAACGCGCTAAGGAATCATCCCGTCAGTTTAAAGCGCGGGTGGAAGAATTGGAACGTTCTTTAGAGTCAATTAAAATTCAGTTACAACAGCGTGAAACAACGCAAGCGCAAAAAGTTGAGTTAGAAGCAGAACTTAACCAACTGCAACAAGTGCAAGCTTTTGAAACGATTCAATTACAAAGTTTGCAGGTTGTACAGCACCAACGCCAAACAAAAGTAGAACAACTAAATTTTGTAAGACAACAATACCAAAATCTGACTCAAGATTGCGATCGCCTACAACAAGAGCAGTTAGCTGTTAAAAACCAAATTGCGGAATTAGAAAAGATATTAAGCCAAGAAGCGGAAATAAAAGCTGGATATCAACAATATCAAACATTACAATCCCAGGAAGAAGCGTTTGCTAACAAATTCGCGGAATTTACCCGCGCGCAACAAAACCGTCAACAAAAGCAACAGCAGCTTACCAAACAAATTAATGAAATTGAACGCCAACTGCAACAAGCGCAAGCTCAATTAGAAGCTTTGCAGCAACAAGAACGGGAAATTCAGCAAACCCTTACCAAATCTGGTGAGGTAGAAGCTGGTTTGGCGCAACTCACCGCCGCGCGTCAAAGAGTAGCGCATTTCGATCAGTTGCAAATGCAAGTGTCTCCCTTGTTACAACAACGCGCCACTTTACAAAGCCAAATAGATAGATTCCATGCGGGTTTGGTGGCGCGCTTAGAACAGCTAGCAAATACAGAAAATCAACTCCAACGACAACAACATCGCCAACCACAACTGCAACAGGCTGTGATGGATGTGGCTATTCAAATTGAGGAATTGGAGAAAAAGCGGGTTTATTTGCAACGTGTACAGGAGAAAGGACAAGAAAGACGACATTTTATTGAACGGCTACAAGCGCACCAAAGAGATTATGAAAAACTCTTAGGAGAACTAGAGCAAAAACTGCAAATGCTCCAGACTCCAAATGCGCTGTGTCCCCTGTGCGAACGTCCCCTTGATGAGCATCACTGGGATCGAGTGGTATCTAAAACTGAAGAGGAATTAAAAGATACACAGGGACAGTTTTGGGTAGTTCGCGAACAAATGGCTGTATCTGATAGAGAGATTCAAGTCCTTCGGCAAGAATACAGAGATATTCATCAGCAATTAGCCAGTTATGATACCTTGCGCGAACAACGGGGACAGTTAGCCGCTCAGTTAGAAGCTACCAGCGATGTGCAGCAACAGTTACAACAAATTGCGGCAGAAAAACAACATTTAGAGCGATCGCTCCAATTAGGTGATTACGCCCCCGACAAGCAAGCCGAACTACAGCAGCTAGACCAATATCTGCAAAAACTCAATTACAATGAACAAGACCATGCCCTAGCCCGTAGCGAAGTCGAGCGTTGGCGGTGGGCAGAAATTAAACAAGGGCAGATTAAAGACGCAACTAAGCGGCAAACGCAACTAGCAGCACGTAAGCCAGAATTAGAAGCAACTATAGCCCAATTACAAACCAGAATCCAGCAAGAGCAAGTAAATTCTGAGTGCGCCCAACAAATCGCCGCCCTCGATCGCTATATTACAGAACTAGGCTACAGCCCTGAGCAGCACAATCAATTGCGAATGGCTGTGAAGCAAAATCAAGCTTGGCATTTGCGCTATCAACAAATGCTCTCAGCCCAGCAACAGTATCCCCAACTACTGACGCGATCGCAAGAATTAGCAGCAGCCAAAACTGCGAGATTGACAGAACGGCAAACCCTAGCCAGTCAAATTGACAGCATTAGCGAGCAATTAGCAGAAACTGCTAACCCAACAGCGCAAATTCAAACATTAGAACAGCAACTCCAGATTCGCAGACGACAACTCGACGAACAAATTGCCAAATTAGGGCGTTTGGAACAGTTGGCTGTACAGCTAGAATCGCTGCAAATTCAGTACGAACAGCAGCAACAGCAATTACAATCCACCAAACAGCAACAACGCGTCTATCAGGAATTAGCGCAAGCTTTTGGTAAAAATGGTATCCAAGCATTGATGATTGAAAACGTCTTGCCGCAGTTAGAAGCCGAGACAAATCAACTACTTTCCCGACTCAGCGCCAATCAACTGCACGTACAATTTATTACTCAAAAAGCTGGACGTAATGGTAAATCAACTAAGAAGAATGTCAAGCTAATAGACACCTTAGATATTTTAATCGCTGATGCCAGAGGCACAAGATCCTACGAAACCTACTCTGGTGGAGAAGCCTTTAGAATTAACTTTGCCATTCGCCTCGCCCTAGCCAAACTCCTAGCGCAGAGGGCAGGAGCAGCATTGCAATTGTTGATTGTCGATGAAGGATTTGGCACACAGGATGCCGAAGGATGCGATCGCCTAATTGCAGCCATCAATGCGATCGCCTCTGATTTCGCCTGTATCCTCACCGTCACCCATATGCCCCACTTGAAGGAGGCTTTCCAAGCGCGGATTGAGGTTGATAAAAATCAGGAAGGCTCGCACGTGCGGA contains the following coding sequences:
- a CDS encoding DUF3155 domain-containing protein is translated as MARRRKRKSRRRQEGRRILEHVPQYSIESGEEKPVTAARKFIQAEGIAPPALLLVKRNEHTTDRYFWAEKGLFGAQYVEENHFLFPSLRTLESPTGQEALALAGR
- the sbcC gene encoding exonuclease subunit SbcC; this encodes MIPIQLILKNFLSYRDATLDFRGLHTACICGSNGAGKSSLLEAITWAIWGESRAAAEDDVIHTGSKEVRVDFTFQSNQQKYRVIRTRVRSGTSVLEFQIETPNGFSPLTGKGVRATQDLILEHIKLDYDTFINSAYLRQGRADEFMLKRPTERKEILAELLKLNQYDDLEERAKESSRQFKARVEELERSLESIKIQLQQRETTQAQKVELEAELNQLQQVQAFETIQLQSLQVVQHQRQTKVEQLNFVRQQYQNLTQDCDRLQQEQLAVKNQIAELEKILSQEAEIKAGYQQYQTLQSQEEAFANKFAEFTRAQQNRQQKQQQLTKQINEIERQLQQAQAQLEALQQQEREIQQTLTKSGEVEAGLAQLTAARQRVAHFDQLQMQVSPLLQQRATLQSQIDRFHAGLVARLEQLANTENQLQRQQHRQPQLQQAVMDVAIQIEELEKKRVYLQRVQEKGQERRHFIERLQAHQRDYEKLLGELEQKLQMLQTPNALCPLCERPLDEHHWDRVVSKTEEELKDTQGQFWVVREQMAVSDREIQVLRQEYRDIHQQLASYDTLREQRGQLAAQLEATSDVQQQLQQIAAEKQHLERSLQLGDYAPDKQAELQQLDQYLQKLNYNEQDHALARSEVERWRWAEIKQGQIKDATKRQTQLAARKPELEATIAQLQTRIQQEQVNSECAQQIAALDRYITELGYSPEQHNQLRMAVKQNQAWHLRYQQMLSAQQQYPQLLTRSQELAAAKTARLTERQTLASQIDSISEQLAETANPTAQIQTLEQQLQIRRRQLDEQIAKLGRLEQLAVQLESLQIQYEQQQQQLQSTKQQQRVYQELAQAFGKNGIQALMIENVLPQLEAETNQLLSRLSANQLHVQFITQKAGRNGKSTKKNVKLIDTLDILIADARGTRSYETYSGGEAFRINFAIRLALAKLLAQRAGAALQLLIVDEGFGTQDAEGCDRLIAAINAIASDFACILTVTHMPHLKEAFQARIEVDKNQEGSHVRILT
- a CDS encoding S-layer homology domain-containing protein — encoded protein: MFALNRWQSGTAALMALSITTATVAPLITAAPSFAQTTFSDVNSNYWAAQFIQQLSQRGVIAGFPDGSFRPEEPVTRAQFAAMVNKAFQKSPQRQAINFTDVPSNYWAASAIQQAYTIGFLSGYPGNRFEPNQAIPRQQVLVSLANGLEYSPSSNIESTLQYFNDASNIADYARSPIAAATEKQIVVNYPNVKFLNPTTTATRAQVAAFIYQALVSSNQASAVNSPYIVVAQSTTPTPVAVTIPQGTAIPVKYDQAQKILVTKTETAPLTLTVAQNVITQDGVVVIPAGSQVVGQIKPAQGGSQFVAQKLVLTNGQEYQVSATSEVITKTETVNKGTSTGSIIKDTVLGAGAAAAVSAVTGDRAIATEEVLGGAGIGALIGLFFGKNSVDLIAIDPDTDLQMTINQNLLLSLK
- a CDS encoding GAF domain-containing sensor histidine kinase gives rise to the protein MLMSASSDFVALCREQIALLTQGLGASLSVVYLTQELVGSPTGEAKLIPVVVYPETAILKQGEETAEVKTPKHMKISNVLALPQYRGQTLPDDGESSTSPQDSEASEEYLLSENQIVLPLSHEGVMMGLLVTGREDRAWNEQEQSQIQSIAQSLAIACILDQRRAWLQQQLQQQQILQEQQRDLLDNLLHQFRNPLTAIRTFGKLLMKRLRAGDPNRDVAGNIIRESDRLQELLLQFDQVVDLSEADLAPLPLPETQVVEATLQKESTKPPLLLPGTGEKEADCALAELLAPLLVSAKAIAQERNLQLITKIPRNLPLVRANTKALQEVLNNIIDNALKYTPAGGKIFIQVGQEQDNLQGIAISDTGPGIPSEDLAHIGERHYRGVQAQTDIPGTGLGLAIAKQLIEQMQGKIEVFSPAINSTIVSPKAPGTTFIIWLPEVEG